One stretch of Streptomyces sp. NBC_00443 DNA includes these proteins:
- a CDS encoding LysE family translocator, translating into MLTTLIAFLGACTLVAASPGPSTVLIIKQSLHSRRSGFLTVLGNETGVFVWGVVAAFGLTALLTASELAYDVMRIVGAVVLVWFGVQALRQARRAKGEHETAWEGTQKSGWASYRGGLLLNLANPKAAVFALSFLPQFVPEGAPHLPAMIGLAALWAVYEVGYYGLYVWFVGRMKNVLSRAGVRRRLEQVSGGVLLLLGVRMALDS; encoded by the coding sequence ATGCTGACCACCCTCATCGCCTTCCTGGGAGCCTGCACCCTCGTCGCCGCCTCACCGGGGCCCAGCACGGTGCTGATCATCAAGCAGTCGCTGCACAGCAGACGCTCCGGATTCCTGACCGTGCTCGGCAACGAGACCGGGGTCTTCGTCTGGGGCGTGGTCGCAGCGTTCGGCCTGACCGCGCTGCTGACGGCCTCCGAGCTGGCGTACGACGTGATGCGGATCGTCGGCGCGGTCGTGCTCGTCTGGTTCGGCGTCCAGGCGCTGCGGCAGGCACGGCGCGCGAAGGGGGAGCACGAGACCGCGTGGGAGGGCACGCAGAAGAGCGGCTGGGCCTCCTACCGCGGCGGGCTGCTGCTCAACCTCGCCAACCCCAAGGCGGCCGTCTTCGCCCTGTCCTTCCTCCCGCAGTTCGTCCCGGAAGGCGCCCCGCACCTGCCGGCCATGATCGGCCTCGCCGCACTCTGGGCGGTCTACGAAGTCGGCTACTACGGCCTCTACGTGTGGTTCGTCGGCCGGATGAAGAACGTGCTGTCCCGCGCGGGCGTGCGCCGGCGCCTGGAACAGGTCTCCGGAGGCGTGCTGCTCCTCCTCGGTGTCCGCATGGCACTGGACAGCTGA
- a CDS encoding aminopeptidase P family protein: MTGTAPAPFTADDYGARMERAARAAADAGLAGLLVAPGPDLVWLTGYAPTAETERLTLLVLVPGRDPVLVVPALEAPDAAQATGAPGLTLRDWTDGKDPYAAVGALLDASGRFGISDNAWALHLLALQKALPGTSYASLTDALPMLRAVKDAAELELLAAAGAAADATFEEIRKVPFGGRRESEVAADLAHLLRRFGHSQVDFTIVASGANGANPHHEVGDRVIERGDMVVLDFGGLKDGYGSDTSRTVHVGEPTDEERRVHDLVRAAQEAGFRAVRPGVACQEVDRAARAVIADAGYGEYFIHRTGHGIGVTTHEPPYMIEGEEQPLVPGMCFSVEPGIYLPGRFGVRIEDIVTVTDHGGRRLNDTTREMVIVD, encoded by the coding sequence ATGACCGGCACCGCACCCGCGCCCTTCACCGCCGACGACTACGGGGCCCGTATGGAACGTGCCGCGCGGGCGGCCGCGGACGCCGGCCTGGCCGGGCTGCTGGTGGCCCCCGGCCCGGACCTGGTGTGGCTGACCGGCTACGCGCCCACCGCGGAGACCGAACGGCTCACCCTGCTGGTCCTCGTCCCCGGCCGGGACCCCGTCCTCGTCGTCCCCGCCCTGGAGGCCCCGGACGCCGCGCAGGCCACCGGCGCGCCCGGCCTGACCCTGCGCGACTGGACCGACGGCAAGGACCCCTACGCCGCCGTCGGCGCCCTCCTCGACGCGAGCGGCCGGTTCGGCATCAGCGACAACGCCTGGGCCCTGCACCTGCTGGCCCTGCAGAAGGCGCTGCCCGGCACCTCCTACGCCTCCCTCACCGACGCGCTGCCCATGCTGCGCGCCGTCAAGGACGCCGCCGAACTGGAGCTGTTGGCGGCCGCGGGCGCGGCCGCAGACGCAACGTTCGAGGAGATCCGGAAGGTTCCCTTCGGTGGTCGCCGTGAGTCCGAGGTCGCCGCCGACCTCGCCCACCTGCTGCGCCGCTTCGGTCACTCCCAGGTCGACTTCACGATCGTCGCCTCCGGCGCGAACGGCGCCAACCCGCACCACGAGGTGGGCGACCGGGTGATCGAACGCGGCGACATGGTCGTCCTCGACTTCGGCGGCCTGAAGGACGGCTACGGCTCCGACACCTCCCGCACGGTCCACGTCGGCGAGCCCACGGACGAGGAGCGCCGGGTCCACGACCTGGTGCGCGCGGCCCAGGAGGCCGGCTTCCGTGCCGTACGGCCCGGCGTCGCCTGTCAGGAGGTCGACCGGGCGGCCCGCGCGGTCATCGCGGACGCCGGGTACGGCGAGTACTTCATCCACCGCACCGGGCACGGCATCGGCGTCACCACCCACGAGCCGCCCTACATGATCGAGGGCGAGGAGCAGCCCCTCGTGCCCGGCATGTGCTTCTCCGTGGAGCCCGGTATCTACCTGCCCGGCCGCTTCGGAGTGCGTATCGAGGACATCGTGACGGTCACCGATCACGGCGGCCGGCGCCTCAACGACACGACCCGCGAGATGGTCATAGTGGACTGA
- a CDS encoding PDZ domain-containing protein has translation MEQTALRPKPMPGQRPGDEAKPAPGARRPHAAPHRRGRRLTTLLCALLVGMVLILSGVGLGTLGATVIGMSKLAELKRQAGLGAPGSPSEPARPGSSAPASATPTSSPRPAAVATLGVEAVDAEKPGALLVGVHVPGPGYAAGLVRGDVLLAFGRTRIDSAADLARAVAGARPGREVTLTVRHRSGGYQQLTAIPGVVT, from the coding sequence ATGGAACAGACTGCGTTGCGACCCAAACCCATGCCAGGTCAGCGGCCCGGCGACGAGGCCAAGCCCGCCCCCGGCGCTCGGCGTCCGCACGCCGCGCCCCACCGGCGCGGCCGACGGCTCACGACCCTGCTGTGCGCCCTGCTGGTGGGAATGGTCCTGATCCTTTCCGGGGTCGGGCTCGGCACCCTGGGGGCCACGGTGATCGGCATGAGCAAGCTCGCCGAGCTGAAGCGACAAGCAGGCCTGGGCGCCCCCGGAAGCCCATCCGAGCCGGCACGCCCCGGTTCCTCCGCCCCCGCATCCGCGACTCCCACCTCCTCGCCGCGTCCAGCCGCCGTCGCCACCCTCGGCGTGGAGGCCGTGGACGCCGAGAAGCCGGGCGCCCTGCTCGTCGGCGTCCATGTTCCGGGACCGGGATACGCGGCCGGCCTGGTCCGGGGCGACGTACTCCTGGCGTTCGGCAGGACCCGCATCGACTCGGCCGCCGACCTCGCGCGAGCCGTCGCGGGGGCCCGCCCGGGCCGCGAGGTCACCCTCACGGTGCGCCACCGCAGCGGCGGCTACCAGCAGCTGACGGCGATCCCGGGCGTCGTCACCTGA
- the phsA gene encoding O-aminophenol oxidase PhsA, which yields MTDIIERFTDSDAGTVTEAESRKQLLDTGELTPYAAPLPVPTVLRPASEDVLRETEIALRPTWVRLHPQLPPTLMWGYDGQVPGPTIEVRRGQRVRIAWTNRIPKDSEYPVTSVEVPLRTDGRPQSATEPGRDGVEPNKDVAALPAWSVTHLHGAQTGGGNDGWADNAVGFGDAQLSEYPNDHQAVQWWYHDHAMNITRWNVMTGLYGTYLVRDDEEDALHLPCGEREIPLLLADRNLDTDEDGRLNGRLLHKTVVVQEKNPETGKPVSIPFTGPYTTVNGRIWPYTEVDDAWHRFRLVNASNARTYDLVLVDEDNNPVPGIVHQIGSDGGLLPRPVPIDFDGALPTLTAAPAERFDLLVDFRGLAGRKLRLVNKGRNQPPGVPDAAGDVRYPAVMELWVRDSGETDTFELPEVLSGSFRRLTHDIEHGHRLIVLTPPATKGAGGHPEMWEMAEVDDPGDIQVPTDGVIQVTGADEKTKTYRRTARTFNDGLGFTIAEGSHEQWSFLNLAPIVHPMHIHLADFQLLGRDAYDVSGFDPAVGGTRSPIRYDAGTAIPLAPNERGYKDVFRVPGNQTLRVMGRFDGAYGRFMYHCHLLEHEDMGMMRPFVVMPAEALKFDHGGAHGGHGEGHTG from the coding sequence TTGACCGACATCATCGAGAGGTTCACGGACAGCGATGCGGGGACCGTCACGGAGGCCGAGTCGCGGAAGCAGCTGCTCGACACCGGTGAGCTGACGCCGTATGCAGCGCCGCTGCCCGTCCCAACCGTCCTGCGACCCGCGTCCGAGGACGTCTTACGCGAGACCGAGATCGCCCTGCGCCCGACCTGGGTGCGCCTGCACCCGCAGCTGCCGCCGACTCTGATGTGGGGGTACGACGGCCAGGTGCCGGGCCCGACCATCGAGGTGCGGCGCGGACAGCGCGTCCGCATCGCCTGGACCAACCGCATCCCCAAGGACAGCGAGTACCCGGTCACTTCGGTGGAGGTGCCGCTGCGTACGGACGGCCGCCCGCAGTCCGCCACCGAGCCCGGCCGCGACGGCGTCGAGCCCAACAAGGACGTGGCGGCCCTGCCCGCCTGGTCGGTGACCCATCTGCACGGCGCCCAGACGGGCGGCGGCAACGACGGCTGGGCGGACAACGCCGTCGGCTTCGGCGACGCCCAACTGTCCGAGTACCCGAACGACCACCAGGCGGTGCAGTGGTGGTACCACGACCACGCGATGAACATCACCCGGTGGAACGTGATGACGGGGCTGTACGGCACCTATCTCGTCCGTGACGACGAGGAGGACGCCCTCCATCTGCCGTGCGGGGAGCGGGAGATCCCTCTGCTGCTGGCCGACCGCAACCTCGACACCGACGAGGACGGCCGGCTCAACGGGCGGCTGCTGCACAAGACCGTGGTCGTCCAGGAGAAGAACCCGGAGACGGGCAAGCCGGTCTCCATCCCGTTCACCGGCCCGTACACCACGGTCAACGGCCGCATCTGGCCGTACACCGAGGTGGACGACGCCTGGCACCGCTTCCGGCTGGTCAACGCTTCCAACGCGCGCACCTACGACCTCGTCCTGGTAGACGAGGACAACAACCCGGTGCCGGGCATCGTCCACCAGATCGGCAGCGACGGCGGACTGCTGCCGCGCCCGGTGCCGATCGACTTCGACGGCGCGCTGCCCACGCTGACCGCGGCCCCGGCCGAGCGCTTCGACCTGCTCGTCGACTTCCGCGGTCTCGCGGGCCGAAAGCTCCGCCTGGTCAACAAGGGCCGCAACCAGCCGCCGGGCGTGCCGGACGCGGCGGGCGACGTGCGCTATCCGGCGGTCATGGAGTTGTGGGTCCGGGACAGCGGCGAGACGGACACCTTCGAACTGCCCGAGGTGCTCTCCGGTTCCTTCCGCCGGCTCACGCACGACATCGAGCACGGCCACCGGCTGATCGTGCTCACCCCGCCCGCCACTAAGGGCGCAGGCGGGCACCCGGAGATGTGGGAGATGGCGGAGGTCGACGACCCGGGCGACATCCAGGTCCCCACCGACGGCGTCATCCAGGTCACCGGAGCGGACGAGAAGACCAAGACCTACCGGCGCACGGCCCGGACGTTCAACGACGGGCTCGGCTTCACCATCGCCGAGGGCAGCCACGAGCAGTGGAGCTTCCTCAACCTCGCGCCGATCGTGCACCCCATGCACATCCACCTGGCCGACTTCCAGCTGCTGGGCCGGGACGCCTACGACGTCTCGGGCTTCGACCCGGCTGTGGGCGGCACCCGCAGCCCCATCCGGTACGACGCCGGCACCGCGATCCCGCTGGCGCCCAACGAACGCGGATACAAGGACGTCTTCCGGGTGCCGGGCAACCAGACGCTGCGCGTCATGGGCAGGTTCGATGGGGCGTACGGCCGCTTCATGTACCACTGCCATCTCCTCGAACACGAGGACATGGGGATGATGCGCCCCTTCGTCGTCATGCCCGCCGAGGCGCTGAAGTTCGACCACGGTGGCGCACACGGCGGCCACGGGGAGGGACACACGGGCTGA
- a CDS encoding aminoglycoside phosphotransferase family protein, producing MTQAPTPTADTVRRLVRSLLKDGTDDSAGPEVRPAAAGAEPATWWVGTRHVLRLAPDREAAARQRRELRLRDLVRPHVPVTVPASVAIGEWAPGLTCTLDTKVPGGAGGQHDVSAVGETDLAGLLTGLREVPVRQAETLGVPRAAPRSLEALRRAAEHAAARLDAADEFDAARVRQLTQQAAVHLAAQSATAVLVHHALTGDHLVVSADGRVRGVLGWADTVLGDPAEDIAGLALALGSPAAVRAATLAGYGARPCLRGLWLARCDAVVHLADRLEGKGESPPPLLRAQLSHAWEPILLERVTELREDDDGEEVL from the coding sequence ATGACCCAGGCACCGACACCCACCGCGGACACCGTCCGCCGACTGGTCCGTTCCCTGCTCAAGGACGGCACGGACGACTCGGCCGGACCCGAGGTCCGCCCTGCGGCCGCGGGCGCCGAGCCCGCCACCTGGTGGGTCGGCACCCGCCATGTGCTGCGCCTTGCCCCCGACCGTGAGGCCGCCGCCCGCCAGCGCCGCGAACTGCGCCTGCGCGACCTCGTCCGCCCGCACGTACCCGTCACGGTGCCGGCGAGCGTCGCGATCGGCGAGTGGGCGCCCGGACTGACCTGCACCCTGGACACCAAGGTGCCCGGCGGGGCGGGCGGGCAGCACGACGTGTCCGCAGTCGGGGAGACCGACCTGGCCGGGCTGCTCACGGGGCTGCGCGAGGTGCCGGTACGGCAGGCCGAGACGCTCGGCGTGCCGCGTGCCGCACCGCGCTCCCTGGAGGCCCTGCGCCGGGCCGCCGAACATGCCGCGGCGCGCCTCGACGCCGCCGACGAGTTCGACGCCGCCCGCGTGCGCCAGCTCACCCAGCAGGCCGCCGTACACCTCGCCGCCCAGTCCGCGACCGCCGTCCTCGTCCACCACGCCCTCACCGGCGACCACCTAGTCGTCAGCGCCGACGGCCGGGTGCGCGGCGTCCTCGGCTGGGCCGACACCGTCCTCGGCGACCCCGCCGAGGACATCGCCGGTCTCGCCCTCGCCCTCGGCTCCCCGGCCGCCGTCCGCGCCGCCACCCTCGCCGGCTACGGCGCCCGCCCCTGCCTGCGCGGCCTCTGGCTCGCCCGCTGCGACGCGGTCGTCCACCTCGCGGACCGCCTCGAGGGCAAGGGAGAGTCACCGCCCCCGCTGCTCAGAGCGCAGCTCAGCCACGCGTGGGAGCCGATCCTGCTGGAGCGGGTGACGGAGCTCAGGGAGGACGACGACGGGGAGGAGGTGCTGTAG
- a CDS encoding DUF1707 and FHA domain-containing protein translates to MTSSFEFNTYPARLSDVERDKALKVLRDGVAMGRLSHDTFVRRMELALSARRADELAALTADLPSESRLSRLVFGTVEAVSGFTVRLRRAWQAERLPKLLLPHPGSGHPLRIGRDPANGLRLTHETVSRVHAELSHQAGLWVLRDLGSTNGTTVNGRRVIGAVVVREGDQVGFGRMSFRLAAN, encoded by the coding sequence GTGACGTCGTCTTTCGAGTTCAACACGTACCCCGCGCGGCTCTCCGACGTGGAGCGCGACAAGGCGCTGAAGGTGCTGCGTGACGGCGTCGCCATGGGACGGCTGTCGCACGACACTTTCGTGCGCCGCATGGAACTCGCCCTCTCCGCCCGCCGCGCGGACGAGCTCGCGGCGCTCACCGCCGACCTGCCCTCCGAGAGCCGTCTGTCCCGCCTGGTGTTCGGCACCGTCGAGGCGGTCTCCGGCTTCACGGTACGGCTGCGCAGGGCATGGCAGGCCGAGCGGCTGCCCAAGCTGCTGCTGCCCCACCCCGGGTCCGGTCATCCGCTGCGCATAGGCCGCGACCCCGCCAACGGGCTGCGACTGACCCACGAGACGGTGTCCCGGGTGCACGCGGAGCTGAGCCACCAGGCCGGCCTGTGGGTCCTGCGTGACCTCGGCTCCACCAACGGCACCACGGTCAACGGCAGGCGCGTCATCGGTGCCGTCGTGGTCCGCGAGGGCGACCAGGTCGGCTTCGGCCGGATGTCGTTCCGGCTCGCCGCGAACTGA